Within Pseudomonas paeninsulae, the genomic segment GTGCTGGATGCCGTGCGTTTCGTTCCCTTGCTCAATGGGCCCTTGGCCTGATCGTTAGCGTTTACCTGGAAGAATCCATGAAGAAACATCTTCTGCTCTTCGCCAAAGGCATTGCCATGGGCGCGGCCGATGTGGTGCCTGGCGTTTCCGGCGGTACCGTCGCCTTTATCAGCGGGATCTACGATGAACTGCTGCGTTCGATAGCCGGTGTGCCCGCTGCGCTGAGCTTGCTCTTGCGCGGTCGTGTCCTGGCCGCCTGGCAGGCCGCCAATGCAACTTTCCTGCTGGTTCTGTTGGCCGGCATTCTGACCAGTGTGCTCAGCCTGGCGCGGGTAATCACCTTCCTGCTGGCCGAGCACCCGATCCCGGTGTGGTCGTTTTTTTTCGGCTTGATACTGGTTTCTTCGCATCTGGTCGCACGAGAGATCCAGCGCTGGAACTGGAGTCGTTTCGTCAGTTTCACTGTAGGTGCGGCATTTGCCTACTGGATCACCGTGGCTGCGCCGATGCAGTGGGGTACTGACTCACTGAGTATTTTCTTCGCAGGCTCGATTGCCATCTGCGCAATGATCCTGCCGGGTATTTCCGGTAGTTTCATCTTGCTGCTGCTGGGTCTGTATCCCTTTATTCTCGGCGCGGTAAAAGGTCTGGATGTCAACGTCCTGGCGCTCTTTGCCAGCGGTTGCCTGGTGGGCATCGTCAGCTTTGCCGGGTTGCTGCGTTGGCTGTTGCTGCGTTGGCGCGACCTGACCCTGGCGTTATTGACGGGGTTGATGCTGGGCTCGCTGAACAAGCTCTGGCCGTGGAAGGAAACCCTTACCTGGCACGCCGACAGCCATGGGCAGCAGGTACCGCTGCTCCAGGCCAACCTCTTGCCGGGACGTTTCGCCGAAGTTAGCGGGCAGGATCCACAGCTACTCTTGGCTATTCTTTTGGCTCTGGGCGGGGTACTGCTAGTGCTCGGGCTGGAGTGGTTGGCCGCGCGCCATCAGCAAAGCACTAGCTGCGCCGAATAATTACGGCACAATACCCACCAATCAACCAACGCCACTAGTCATAAAGGGAGATACGGGTGAGTTTCACTGCCATTCAATCGCGAATATGCAGCAGCAGCGCTCGGAGCCTGTTGGGTGGCCTGGTTATTGGTGTGCTCCTGGCTGGCTGTGCCAGCCCGTCGGGTGGTGTGCAAGTTGTCGATCGCAATCACCGCGGTGCGGCGACGCAGCAGCGCCAACCTGTGACCAGCGGTCAATATTTGGTGCGGCGTGGCGATACCCTCTATTCAATTGCCTTTCGTTTCGGCTGGGACTGGAAAGCCTTGGCTGCGCGCAATGGTATTGCCTCGCCTTATCTGATTCGGGTTGGCCAGGTCATTCGCTTCGACGGTCGCCAGCCGACGCGGAGGGCTGTAGTTGCCGCCGCGCCTACAGTGACCCGGCCGGCACCGGTTGGCCGCCCGGTTGCGCCGCTTAAGTCCCCGACTGTGCGGACTCAGGCGCAGTCGCCA encodes:
- a CDS encoding peptidoglycan DD-metalloendopeptidase family protein, which produces MSFTAIQSRICSSSARSLLGGLVIGVLLAGCASPSGGVQVVDRNHRGAATQQRQPVTSGQYLVRRGDTLYSIAFRFGWDWKALAARNGIASPYLIRVGQVIRFDGRQPTRRAVVAAAPTVTRPAPVGRPVAPLKSPTVRTQAQSPVPIKTTQATTPVQSVARSASGWAWPASGVVIGRFSSNGSLNKGIDIAGDLGQPVLAASDGSVVYAGSGLRGYGELVIIKHSDTYVSAYGHNRRLLVQEGQQVKVGQTIAEMGSTGADRVKLHFEIRRQGKPVDPMQYLPHP
- a CDS encoding DUF368 domain-containing protein; translated protein: MKKHLLLFAKGIAMGAADVVPGVSGGTVAFISGIYDELLRSIAGVPAALSLLLRGRVLAAWQAANATFLLVLLAGILTSVLSLARVITFLLAEHPIPVWSFFFGLILVSSHLVAREIQRWNWSRFVSFTVGAAFAYWITVAAPMQWGTDSLSIFFAGSIAICAMILPGISGSFILLLLGLYPFILGAVKGLDVNVLALFASGCLVGIVSFAGLLRWLLLRWRDLTLALLTGLMLGSLNKLWPWKETLTWHADSHGQQVPLLQANLLPGRFAEVSGQDPQLLLAILLALGGVLLVLGLEWLAARHQQSTSCAE